CGAACCCCGAGCCCCGCACCGGCTTCATCGACCGCGCCCTCGTGGCCGCGTACGACGCCGGGATCGAGCCGATCCTGCTCATCACCAAGGCCGACGTGAAGGACCCCGCCGAGCTGCTGGCGAACTACCAGGCCCTGGATCTCAAAGTCATCATCAGCCGCACCACGGAGGCGGGAGCCAGCGGGATCGACGCCCGGAGCGCCGACGGCGGTTCCGCCTCCCTGCTGGGCACCGCCGTCGAGGAACTGCGGGAGGAGCTCGACGGCTCCGTCAGCGTCCTCCTGGGGCACTCCGGCGTCGGCAAGTCGACCATGGTCAACGCCCTGACGGGATCCGAACGGGCCACCGGACAGGTCAACGCCGTCACCGGCCGCGGACGCCACACGTCCAGCTCCGCCCTGGCACTCCAGATGCCGGGGGCGCGGCCCGGAACGTGGATCGTGGACACTCCCGGCGTCCGGTCCTTCGGCCTCGCCCTGGTCGATCCCGAACGCATCCTGCAGGCGTTCCCGGATCTGGCGCCCGGCACCGAGGCCTGCGAGCGCGGCTGCAAGCACGGCGCGCAGGCGATCGGCTGCGGCCTGGATGCCTGGGTGGCCGAGGGACACGCCGGGCCCGCCGGAGCCTCGCGGCTGGAGTCGCTGCGCCGGGTGCTGGACGCCGGAACGCAGGAGGAACGCGAGGCCAAGGAGCTCGGCACTCCCTGACGGCGCGGTCACGTCCACGCCCCGGATGAGCTGGGATGCGTGCTTTGTGGGTACGGTTTAACCCATGATGGACTCCTCCCAGAACTACACCGATGACCTCCGGCTTGCCCATGTCATGGCGGACCAGGTGGATGCCCAGACCATGGCGCGCTTCAAAGCCCAGGATCTGAAGGTCGAGACCAAGCCGGATCTGACACCGGTGAGCGATGCGGACCGGAGCGCCGAGGAGTACATCCGCGCCCAGCTGTCCCGGGCCCGGCCTCGGGACTCCGTCATCGGCGAGGAGTTCGGCACCACGGGCCACTCCTCCCGCCGCTGGGTCATCGATCCGATCGACGGCACCAAGAACTTCGTGCGCGGCGTGCCCGTCTGGGCCACGCTGATCGCCCTCATCGAGGACGATCAGGTGGTGGTCGGCGTCGTCAGCGCCCCCGCCCTGGGCCGCCGCTGGTGGGCCTCCAAGGGCCATGGCGCCTACACGGGCCGTTCCCTCGCCTCGGCCACCCGGCTGAAGGTGTCCGACGTCCACCGCCTCGAGGACGCCTCCCTCTCCTACTCCAGCCTGGGCGGCTGGAAGGAACTCGGCCTGCGGGACGAGTTCCTCGACCTCCACGACACGGTCTGGCGCACCCGCGCCTACGGCGACTTCTGGTCCTACTGCCTCCTGGCCGAAGGCGCCGTGGACCTCGCCTGCGAGCCGGAGCTGAACCTCTACGACATGGCGGCGCTCGTGCCGATCGTCACCGAGGCCGGTGGCCGCTTCACCTCGCTCGACGGGCAGGACGGCCCGTTCGGCGGCAACGCGGTGGCCAGCAACGGCATCCTGCATTCAGAGTTCCTCCGGAGGCTCAATCCCGGGCTGGACGATCTGCTGCAGGCCCCCTGAGCAGGTCATATTCCACGTAATATTGGCGGCGCGTTCCTTCGGGGACGCGCCGCTGTTTTACTCTCGTAATCAGGTCACGAGTGCCAGCGCAAAACCCCGGTTTGCTGGCCGGCAACCCTCCAGACGCGGTGGGGTGCCCCGGGTGACGACCAGGCCGGCCACAGAAAGTGGTGCGGCAAGCGCGGTGCCCGCCTGTGCGGGCCCCTCCACGATGCAGAGGTCCAGCATGTCCGTCAACACCCTCGCCCCCCGCTCCACCGCCGCCGGAACCGGTCGCGCCCACGCGCCGTCGTTGGCCGCCAATCCGTTCGCCGCGGTCACCGGCGCGGAGATCCAGGCCCCGCTCATCCAGGGCGGCACGGCCCGGTACGCCAATCTCGACTACGGCGCCTCCGCCCCCGCGCTCAGCGTGGTCTCGGCCTACCTGAACGAGATCCTGCCGTACTACGCGAGCGTGCACCGCGGCGCCGGCTACGCCTCGCAGATCAGCACCTCGGTGTACGAGAATGCCCGGGAGATCGTGCGCGACTTCGTGGGCGGACGTCCGGATGACCTGGTGATCTTCACGCGCAACACCACCGATTCGCTGAACGTGCTGGCGGGCTGCCTCCCCCAGCGCCAGGGCGAACAGGCCGGCGACGTGCTCTACCTGGACATCGAGCACCACGCCAATCTGCTCCCCTGGCAGCGGGTCGGTCACCGGAGCCTCGTGGCGCGGGAGACCATCGCGGCCACCGTGGAGGCCCTCCGGGAGGAGCTCGAAGCCGGCGGTGTCGCCCTCCTGGCCGTGACGGGCGCTTCCAATGTCACCGGTGAGATCCTGCCGATCGCCGAGCTCGCCGCCTTGGCGCACGAGTACGGCGCCCGGATCGTCGTGGATGCCGCCCAGCTGGCGCCGCACCGCCGGATCGACATCACCGCGCTCGACGTCGACTTCCTCGCCTTCTCCGGCCACAAGCTGTACGCGCCGTTCGGCGCCGGAGTCCTGGTGGGCCGTGCCGATTGGCTCGACGCCGGGACTCCCCACCTGCTCGGCGGCGGCGCCGTGCGGGAGGCCCGCCTCGATTCGGTCGTCTGGACCACCGGACCGGCCCGGCATGAGGGCGGCTCCCCGAACGTCCTCGGCGCGGCCACCCTGGCCCGGGCGACCCAGGTCCTGGCATCCCTCGACCACGACTCGTGGCAGCAGCACGAGGCGGACATCCGCCGCCACCTGGAGGACGGTCTCGCCGCCCTGGACGGCGTCACCGTGCACCGCATCTTCAGCGATTCCACCGACTCGATCGGCGTGGTGAACTTCTCCGTGGAGGGTTACGACGCCGGCCTCGTGGCTGCTTACCTCTCCGCCGAGCACGGGGTGGGACTCCGGGACGGCAAGTTCTGCGCCCACCCGCTGCTCAAGCGGCTGGGCCTGCCCGCCGGATCGCTCCGGGCCAGCTTCGGTCTGGGGTCGCGGCTCGAGGACGCCGAGTGCCTCATCGAGGGGATCCGGCAGCTGCGCGAACGCGGTCTCGGCTGGGACTACGTGGTCGACGCCGGACGCTGGGTTCCCGCGAACGATCAGCGCAGCTACCCGCACTGGGCGCCGAACACCCCCGGCACGGCGGGCGCCGCGCCCTGCACCACCACGGACTGATCCTCTGACGCAGCACGTCCGGTCGCACAGGGGCCGGCGCGTCCGCCCCCTGTGCGACCCTTAAACGGCAAGCCGCCCCGCGCTCCGCGGGCGGATCCCGTCATCGTCCAGGAGTCAGCATGTCAGCCCGTCACGTGTCGCCGCCCGGTGGTCCCCGCATGGACACCACCACCCGCCGGGAGATGGGCCGCGCGTTCGAACAGGGCGGGGAGCACTACGCTCAGGTCCGGCCTTCGTATCCGGCGGAGTCAGCTGCATGGTGCGTGCCGGACGGCGCGCGATCGGCCGTGGACCTGGGAGCGGGCACCGGCAAATACACCGCGCTGCTCGTGGATCTCGGCCTGGACGTGACGGCCGTGGAGCCCTCCGCCGACATGCTGGCCCAGCTGCATGCGGAACTCCCCGGCGTCGCGACCGTTCAGGGAACGGCGGAGGCCACGGGGCTTCGTGCGGAGAGCGCCGATCTGATCGCGGTGGCCCAGGCCTGGCACTGGTTCGATCCTCTCGCCGCGAGCGCGGAGGCCCTCCGGGTCCTGCGGCCGGGCGGGACCCTCGCACTGATCTGGAACCAGCTGGACACGTCCGTCCCGTGGGTGCACCGGCTGTCCCGCATCATGCACGCCGGTGACGTCATCAAGCCGCACTTCGTGCCCGCCGTCGGGCCCGGCTTCACCGAGCTCCAGGCCGCGGTGATCCCGTGGCAGGACCGGGTGACGCCGGAGGATCTCCTGGAGCTGACCAAATCCCGGAGCTACTACCTGCGGGCGTCCGCCCCCACCCGGGAGAAGGTCCTCAGCAACCTCGAGTGGTACCTCTGCGAGCATCTCGGACATCGCCCCGGGGAGATCCTCACCCTCCCCTACCGCTGCTACGCGTGGAAGACCACGCGGCGCTGACGGTCACACTTGCGCCGAGAGGTCTCCGAGCCTAGAGTTTTAGGCAAGCCGAAATTACCTGGTTCGGCTCGCCTAAAGGAGGATGAGATGAAGACCGAGCTGTCCCCAGGAGTCGTCGCACCACGCCGCGGCGCGGGAATCCTGCTGCTCGGGCCGGCCTTCGTCGCCGCCATCGCCTATGTGGACCCGGGCAATGTCGCGGCCAACCTGACCGCGGGCGCCCAGTTCGGCTATCTGCTGGTCTGGGTCCTCGTGGCCGCGAACATCATGGCCGTCATGGTCCAGTACCAGTCCGCCAAGCTCGGGCTGGTCACCGGACGCTCCCTCCCCGAACTCCTGGGGCAGAGGTTCCCCACGTGGGGCCGGCGGCTCTTCTGGCTGCAAGCCGAGACGGTGGCCGTCGCCACGGATCTCGCGGAGGTGGTCGGCGGCGCCATCGCCCTCAACCTGCTGTTCGGCATCCCGCTGCCCCTCGGCGGCATCATCATCGGCGCGGCGTCCATGGTCCTGCTCCTGATGCAGAACCGGCGGCGCCAGCGCAGCTTCGAGAACGCGATCATCGTGCTGCTCGCCGTCATCACAGTGGGGTTCCTGTGCGGTCTGATCGTGAGCCCGCCCAGCGCCGGCGGTGTGCTCGGAGGCCTGGTGCCCCGCTTCCAGGGCACCGAGTCCGTGATGCTGGCGGCGAGCATGCTCGGTGCGACCGTCATGCCCCACGCGATCTACGTGCACTCCGCGCTCTCCCGGGACCGGCACCGCCCGGTGGGTGGCCCGGAACCGGACGACCGGGCTCTGAGCCGCCTCATCCGGGCCACCCGCTGGGACGTCGTCTCCGCCCTGGCCATCGCCGGCGCCGTGAACATCGGCATGCTGCTGCTCGCGGCCTCCGCCCTGAGCGGCCGGGAGGGCACCGACAGCATCGAGGGCGCGCACGCCGCCATCACGACGACGCTCGGCCCGGTCATCGGCGCGGTGTTCGCCGTCGGGCTGCTCGCCTCGGGTCTCGCCTCCACCGCGGTCGGGTCCTACGCCGGCGCCACGATCATGGGCGGCCTGCTCAAGGTGCAGATCCCGCTCCTCCTGCGCCGGGTCCTCACCCTCATCCCCGCCGTGATCATCCTGGCGGTCGGCATGGATCCCACCCAGGTGCTGGTGCTGAGTCAGGTCGCCCTGAGCTTCGGCATCCCCTTCGCCCTGATCCCGCTCTTCCTGCTCAGCCGGGACCGCCGCGTCATGGGCCGTCACGCAGACCATCCCGCGCTCCAGGTGGCGGCCGCCGTGAGCGCCCTCCTCGTGATCGTCCTGAACGGCGTGCTGATCTGGCTGACATTCGTCCCGGGCGGCTGAGGAGTCGCGGCTCCGGCGCGACGGCGGCCGACCACCACCCCGGCGCCGTCGCCCGCCTCGACTAAACTGGGGCCGTGAAGTCTGCCGTCGCCTCCTCCTCGATCGAGGACTACGTCAAGGTCATCTACTCGTTCACCGAGTGGCAGGACAAGCCCATCAGCAGCACCCAGCTGGCCCAGCGGCTGGGCGTGGCGAACTCCTCGGTGTCCGAGATGGTGCGCAAACTCAAGGACCTCGGCCTGGTGGACCACAAGCCCTACGGCGCCGTGACGCTCACAGCGGAGGGCCGGACTTTGGCTCTCGCCGTCGTGCGACGGCACCGCCTGATCGAGACGTTCCTGGTCCGCGAGCTCGGCTACGCGTGGGACGAGGTCCATGACGAGGCCGAACTCCTGGAACACGCCGTCTCCGAGACCTTCGTGGAGCGCCTCGCGGAGAAACTCGGCCACCCGGACCGTGACCCTCATGGCGATCCCATCCCCACCGCCGACGGCACCGTCGCGCTGCCCGACGCCCGGTTGCTCTCCGAGCTGGATGAGGGGCACCACGGGCTCATCACCCGGATCAGCGACGACGACCCGGAGCTCCTGCGCTACCTCAGCCGGGAGGGCGTGGACGTCGACGCCGTCGTCGAGGTCGGCGAACGCAAGCCGTTCAGCGGCGCACTGCAGGTTCATGTGGCCCCTCCCGGCGGCCAGGAGGGCCACACCGCGGAGCTGGGCGAGCAGGCGCTGCACGCCCTCTGGGTCGCGGACGACTCGCCGCATGAGGGCTGCATCCTCCCCTGAGGGTCCGTTCCTTCCCCGGAGCATTGCGGATCGCGGGGCATCGTGTTTGCATCCTTGCATGAGCATCATCGATCCGGACGCCGCCGCTCGTGCCAAAGCATCCAGGACCCCGCAGGCCCAGGACCTCTGGGTGCCCGGCCTCACACTGGTCCTCGGCGCTTTCGTGACGGCGTACAGCATCACCGCGTTCGTGACCGTGCTCGATACGGAGAACGAGGATCCGGAGCCGTGGCAGTGGATCCTCCGGATCATAGCCCTGACCGTCGCCGCAGGCGCGACGATCGTGGGCCTGAACACCTGGGTCGCCCGCTCCGTGCGCAATCCCCGGCTGCCCGGGTTCGGCGCGGCTCAAGCCCTCGCCTGCGCCTCCGCCGCCTTCGGAACGACCGTCGTCGCGCCGGCACCGGAATGGTTCCGGGAACCGCGGATGATTCCCGGGACCTGGTGGCTGGCCGGAATCGCCCTGTTCCTGGGGATCCTGTCCGTGGTCTCCTGGGGCGCGCGGGCCGCCGACCGGCGCCGTGAAGAGGACACCGTGCGCACCGGACGGCTGACCACGGGAGTGGTCACCAACCAGGGCTATGAGCGGTTCCACGAGTCCAACCGGATTCTGACGTCGGTCACCTACTCCTTCGAGGACCTCAACGGCACCCGCCGGTTCGTCCGCCGTCCGGCCATGATCACCGCGGACGATCCCGT
The nucleotide sequence above comes from Arthrobacter woluwensis. Encoded proteins:
- a CDS encoding class I SAM-dependent methyltransferase, which codes for MSARHVSPPGGPRMDTTTRREMGRAFEQGGEHYAQVRPSYPAESAAWCVPDGARSAVDLGAGTGKYTALLVDLGLDVTAVEPSADMLAQLHAELPGVATVQGTAEATGLRAESADLIAVAQAWHWFDPLAASAEALRVLRPGGTLALIWNQLDTSVPWVHRLSRIMHAGDVIKPHFVPAVGPGFTELQAAVIPWQDRVTPEDLLELTKSRSYYLRASAPTREKVLSNLEWYLCEHLGHRPGEILTLPYRCYAWKTTRR
- a CDS encoding Nramp family divalent metal transporter; this encodes MKTELSPGVVAPRRGAGILLLGPAFVAAIAYVDPGNVAANLTAGAQFGYLLVWVLVAANIMAVMVQYQSAKLGLVTGRSLPELLGQRFPTWGRRLFWLQAETVAVATDLAEVVGGAIALNLLFGIPLPLGGIIIGAASMVLLLMQNRRRQRSFENAIIVLLAVITVGFLCGLIVSPPSAGGVLGGLVPRFQGTESVMLAASMLGATVMPHAIYVHSALSRDRHRPVGGPEPDDRALSRLIRATRWDVVSALAIAGAVNIGMLLLAASALSGREGTDSIEGAHAAITTTLGPVIGAVFAVGLLASGLASTAVGSYAGATIMGGLLKVQIPLLLRRVLTLIPAVIILAVGMDPTQVLVLSQVALSFGIPFALIPLFLLSRDRRVMGRHADHPALQVAAAVSALLVIVLNGVLIWLTFVPGG
- a CDS encoding aminotransferase class V-fold PLP-dependent enzyme, which gives rise to MSVNTLAPRSTAAGTGRAHAPSLAANPFAAVTGAEIQAPLIQGGTARYANLDYGASAPALSVVSAYLNEILPYYASVHRGAGYASQISTSVYENAREIVRDFVGGRPDDLVIFTRNTTDSLNVLAGCLPQRQGEQAGDVLYLDIEHHANLLPWQRVGHRSLVARETIAATVEALREELEAGGVALLAVTGASNVTGEILPIAELAALAHEYGARIVVDAAQLAPHRRIDITALDVDFLAFSGHKLYAPFGAGVLVGRADWLDAGTPHLLGGGAVREARLDSVVWTTGPARHEGGSPNVLGAATLARATQVLASLDHDSWQQHEADIRRHLEDGLAALDGVTVHRIFSDSTDSIGVVNFSVEGYDAGLVAAYLSAEHGVGLRDGKFCAHPLLKRLGLPAGSLRASFGLGSRLEDAECLIEGIRQLRERGLGWDYVVDAGRWVPANDQRSYPHWAPNTPGTAGAAPCTTTD
- a CDS encoding metal-dependent transcriptional regulator, producing MKSAVASSSIEDYVKVIYSFTEWQDKPISSTQLAQRLGVANSSVSEMVRKLKDLGLVDHKPYGAVTLTAEGRTLALAVVRRHRLIETFLVRELGYAWDEVHDEAELLEHAVSETFVERLAEKLGHPDRDPHGDPIPTADGTVALPDARLLSELDEGHHGLITRISDDDPELLRYLSREGVDVDAVVEVGERKPFSGALQVHVAPPGGQEGHTAELGEQALHALWVADDSPHEGCILP
- the rsgA gene encoding ribosome small subunit-dependent GTPase A, which gives rise to MGQGQSGRSLSSWDESDVRLRPSKRGSRPRTKDRPSHSDAVIGRIITVDRGRYTAVLDEGTPQERTVIAARAKELRRNPVVVGDFVALVGDVSGDPDTLARLVRIEPRKTLLRRSADDTDPVERVVVANADKLVVVVAAANPEPRTGFIDRALVAAYDAGIEPILLITKADVKDPAELLANYQALDLKVIISRTTEAGASGIDARSADGGSASLLGTAVEELREELDGSVSVLLGHSGVGKSTMVNALTGSERATGQVNAVTGRGRHTSSSALALQMPGARPGTWIVDTPGVRSFGLALVDPERILQAFPDLAPGTEACERGCKHGAQAIGCGLDAWVAEGHAGPAGASRLESLRRVLDAGTQEEREAKELGTP
- the hisN gene encoding histidinol-phosphatase, with the protein product MMDSSQNYTDDLRLAHVMADQVDAQTMARFKAQDLKVETKPDLTPVSDADRSAEEYIRAQLSRARPRDSVIGEEFGTTGHSSRRWVIDPIDGTKNFVRGVPVWATLIALIEDDQVVVGVVSAPALGRRWWASKGHGAYTGRSLASATRLKVSDVHRLEDASLSYSSLGGWKELGLRDEFLDLHDTVWRTRAYGDFWSYCLLAEGAVDLACEPELNLYDMAALVPIVTEAGGRFTSLDGQDGPFGGNAVASNGILHSEFLRRLNPGLDDLLQAP